The DNA window ATTGAATAATTAATTGAGATAAGCATGGGAAACATAACAAGGGTATGCGCTCCCCAGCCAAAGGGAAGGATCCATCTATTTGGTTTTGCGTCAGAGTAGGCTCCTCCATAAAGGTTTGTTATAAACCCAACGAGTAAAATAGCAATGGTGGTTGCACCAGCCAATTCACTTCCTATTTTTCCCACCATGAAAATGGTTAAATAGATAATAAGAGAGTCTGTGGATAGCCTATTGAATATACTGGCTGTCAACCGAATTTTGAGTACGCCAGGCAGCCGTTTATCCATCATATTTTCTACAAGCCTTTCTTCTGACTATCTCTTCAATATTAAATCCTCTGGCCAACTCCTGCAGCGACTGATATCGTCAATAAAGTTGACTTAGATCCCATCCCACGTGTTTGCGACAACTGTTCTATTTTAAGTAAAGTGTAAGTTATTCTAATTGAATATAGGGTAATGCATTACACATCCTAATATATTTCAATAAAGTTAATTTTTCATTAAACTTTCTCCACCGTACTGAGCAACCAGACAGAAAAGGAGAATCGAAGAAATAAGCCTTATGTACAACGGCAATTTCATTTTTTAATGAAGGTTATTCGTGGGGTTATGTTCGTGTATACCCTGCAACTTGACGTCTAAAGGGTATATCACTCGCCACGCGTATATTCCGGGCTGTTGCCACAGCGGATCGAAACCGGCCCACCACACCGTCTATCAGGCGCTTTGTGATGTTTGGCGATTGAGCAGATCGCCCCATCTGGGCCGAGTGTCCTTCAAGTGATCTGCTATTTGGTGAAGTTATTTATTTGCCCAGGCCTGCCGGGGGTTTAAATTTATTCAAATACTGTGGCTGGAATATGCACATGCGCAGCACCGTGCGGTATTCACCGTTGACGAAGAATTCATCCAGCAGTTCGCCCTCAACCTCAAACCCCAGCTTGCTGTAGATATGGATCGCCTTGGGGTTCTCTTTATCGACGATCAGGTAAAGCTTGTACAGGTTCAGCACCGAGAAGCCGTATTCCATCGCCAGTTTGGCGGCGGTGCTGGCATAACCTTTGCCCTGGTGGGCCGGATCGATAATGATCTGGAACTCGGCGCGGCGGTGGATGTGGTTAATTTCAACCAGCTCTACCAGACCCACCTTGGCGCCCTCATGTTCAATGATAAAGCGGCGCTCGCTCTGATCGTGAATATGTTTGTCGTACAGATCGGAAAGTTCAACGAAGGCTTCATAAGGCTCTTCAAACCAGTAGCGCATGACGCTGGCGTTGTTGTCCATCTGGTGAACAAATGCTAAATCATCCCGTTCCAGTGGGCGCAATCTAACGTGGCTGGTGCTGGACATGCTGGCTCCTCTTGGCTGTTATACGGGCAAGTATACCCGTGGCGCGATTATTCTGGCGAAAAAAAACGGCACCGTTACGGGTGCCGTTGAGGGAGAATTTAGGTTCTGGGGCTACTCATCGGCCGCATAGCCTTGCGCCGGCAACAGCTGGCCGTCAAGCCAGGCGCCGCCGTTGCGCATCTCCAGGCGCCCATCGATAAACCAGCTTACCACCAGCGGATAGAGCGTGTGCTCCTGGGTTTGCACCCGTTCCAGCACCTCTTCCTCTGTATCGCCGGGGAAGATAGGCACTTTGGCCTGTAATACCACCGGGCCGCCGTCGAGCTGTTCGGTGACAAAGTGCACGGAGGTGCCGTGTTCACTGTCGCCGTTGTCGATAGCCTGACGGTGAGTGTTCAGGCCGGGGTATTTGGGCAGCAGGGAAGGGTGGATGTTCAGCATGCGCCCGGCATAGTGCTGCACGAACGGCGCACTGAGGATGCGCATGTAGCCGGCCAGCACCACCAGATCCGGCTGGTAGCCGTCGATAGCGTCTGCCAGCGCGGCGTCGAACGCGGCACGATCGGCAAAGGCGCCGTTATCCAGCGCCTGGGTGGCAATGCCGGCTTCACTGGCGCGCTGCAGGCCGTAAGCCTGCGCCTTGTTGCTGAACACCGCGACGATCTCGGCGGCGATGCGCCCCTGCTGGCAGGCGTCAATCAGCGCCTGGAGATTGCTCCCCTGGCCGGAGATTAACACCACGATCTTTTTCATTACCCGATAACCACGCGCTGTTCATCAGCAGCAGCGGCCAGTTTACCGATCTGCCAGGCCTTTTCACCCGCGGCGTTCAACCGTGCGATGGCGGCATCGGCTTCGGCCTGCGGCAAGGCGATGACCATACCAACGCCACAGTTGAAGGTGCGGTACATTTCGTGGCGGCTGACGTTGCCGGCCTGTTGCAGCCAGTTGAACACCGCCGGCCACTGCCAGCTTGATTCATCGATCACCGCCTGCACGCCTTCCGGCAGCACGCGTGGGATATTTTCCCAGAAGCCGCCGCCGGTCAGGTGGGCGATAGCATGGATCTCGTGATTGGCGATCAGTTCCAGCACCGATTTCACGTAGATTTTGGTTGGCGCCAGCAGGTGATCGGCCAGCGGCTTGCCTTCGAGCTGAACCGCGGTGGGATCGGTGTTGCTGAACTCAAGAATTTTGCGCACCAGCGAGTAGCCATTTGAATGCGGGCCGGAAGCGCCCAGGGCGATCAGCACGTCGCCAGGCTGAACTTTGCTGCCGTCGATGATTTCTGATTTTTCCACTACGCCAACGCAAAAGCCCGCCACGTCGTAGTCTTCGCCGTGATACATGCCCGGCATTTCAGCGGTTTCGCCGCCCACCAGGGCGCAGCCGGACTGTTTGCAGCCTTCGGCAATGCCGCTGATGACGCTGGCCGCGGTATCGACATCCAGCTTGCCGGTGGCGTAGTAATCCAGGAAGAACAACGGCTCTGCGCCTTGCACCACCAGATCGTTAACGCACATGGCCACCAAATCGATACCGATGGTGTCGTGGCGTTTCAGATCCATCGCCAGACGCAGCTTGGTGCCTACGCCGTCGGTACCGGAGACCAGCACCGGTTCGCGGTATTTTTGCGGCAACGCACACAGGGCGCCAAAACCGCCCAGCCCACCCATCACTTCCGGGCGGCGGGTCTGTTTTACTACACCTTTGATGCGGTCTACCAATGCGTTGCCGGCATCGATATCCACGCCTGCGTCTTTATAGCTGAGAGAGGTTTTGTCGGTCACTGCGCGATCCCCACGGCGGTT is part of the Gibbsiella quercinecans genome and encodes:
- the speG gene encoding spermidine N1-acetyltransferase encodes the protein MSSTSHVRLRPLERDDLAFVHQMDNNASVMRYWFEEPYEAFVELSDLYDKHIHDQSERRFIIEHEGAKVGLVELVEINHIHRRAEFQIIIDPAHQGKGYASTAAKLAMEYGFSVLNLYKLYLIVDKENPKAIHIYSKLGFEVEGELLDEFFVNGEYRTVLRMCIFQPQYLNKFKPPAGLGK
- the purN gene encoding phosphoribosylglycinamide formyltransferase translates to MKKIVVLISGQGSNLQALIDACQQGRIAAEIVAVFSNKAQAYGLQRASEAGIATQALDNGAFADRAAFDAALADAIDGYQPDLVVLAGYMRILSAPFVQHYAGRMLNIHPSLLPKYPGLNTHRQAIDNGDSEHGTSVHFVTEQLDGGPVVLQAKVPIFPGDTEEEVLERVQTQEHTLYPLVVSWFIDGRLEMRNGGAWLDGQLLPAQGYAADE
- the purM gene encoding phosphoribosylformylglycinamidine cyclo-ligase, producing MTDKTSLSYKDAGVDIDAGNALVDRIKGVVKQTRRPEVMGGLGGFGALCALPQKYREPVLVSGTDGVGTKLRLAMDLKRHDTIGIDLVAMCVNDLVVQGAEPLFFLDYYATGKLDVDTAASVISGIAEGCKQSGCALVGGETAEMPGMYHGEDYDVAGFCVGVVEKSEIIDGSKVQPGDVLIALGASGPHSNGYSLVRKILEFSNTDPTAVQLEGKPLADHLLAPTKIYVKSVLELIANHEIHAIAHLTGGGFWENIPRVLPEGVQAVIDESSWQWPAVFNWLQQAGNVSRHEMYRTFNCGVGMVIALPQAEADAAIARLNAAGEKAWQIGKLAAAADEQRVVIG